The following coding sequences lie in one Ictalurus punctatus breed USDA103 chromosome 16, Coco_2.0, whole genome shotgun sequence genomic window:
- the map3k1 gene encoding mitogen-activated protein kinase kinase kinase 1 isoform X2: MGRMVAVLNLALQPATGHCCSLGKPLLMKVIRRDMENKETLRGLQKMEDRPEERMIREKLKATCMPTWKHEWLERRNKRGPVVVKPIPLRPDSSETGRLGLEAGSDSASSSSSQSRGRRSPSPGPSSSSISSTSSSTKMAGKPESPGVRRKRASPVPFQSGRVTPPRRAPSPDGFSPYSPEETNRRVNKVMRARLYLLQQIGPNSFLIGGDSPDNKYRVFIGPQTCSCGRGAFCIHVLFVMLRVFQLESSDPLLWRKTLKNFEVESLFQKYHNRRSSRIKAPSRSTIQKFVSRMSNSHTTCTSSSSPSSNESSMKDEEEQMCPICLLDMLDEESLTVCEEGCRNKLHHHCMSIWAEECRRNHEPLICPLCRAKWKSHDFYSHDPASAVENSISRSQSLVSSSTASSSSHAEGQRAGHEGDFSLPHYGVQQIPQTYKELAEPWIKVFGIELVGCLFSRNWNIREMALRRLSHDVSGALLLANGEYSMASVTAGAGAGIGVAGSEISGEVVVESCCSVLSMVCADPVYKVYVAALKTLRAMLVYTPCHSLSERSRLQQLLRPVVETILVKCADANSRTSQLSVSTLLELCKGQVGELAVGREILKAGSIGIGGVDYVLNCILGSQTEANNWQALLGRLCLIDRLLLEFPAEFYPHIVTATDCGHPQNQVERYQKLLRLLSFALQSIDNSHSMVGKLSRRVFLSAARMVARVPHVFVKLLDMLSVTSSTHYARMRRRLLAIAEEMDILDAVHLGLEDVQGGAGPHCDTSLDPAAPHNSPISTERNSPTHCLQEKPCGKVARCGTVSAKTIDDMSDRLACIATGPADCPKPPVQLRGSLRPLSQCLNSHSPSSSQPPPLPSPSTSQARPQGFVPGKLTNCSPGAQRKFPIPKGACGGGTSKDPEKLPSPVFPQPRPLPSNHIHRPKPSRPSLSPSTSSEAAKALCLGPNSNQQLDLQDISPGEGARCSASSVFVPSDDAVFTPVDDKFHGLDASAELNSSMEDLLEASMPVADSTVTFQSEVAVLSPEQAGLDDAYSQDVTQNQKCKEKMEAEEEEALAVVMAMSASQDALPIIPQLQVEKEEDVIIIQVDTPETLPGHTKAKQPYRESAEWLKGQQIGLGAFSSCYQAQDVGTGTLMAVKQVTYVRNTSSEQEEVVEALREEIRMMSHLNHPNIIRMLGATCEKNNYNLFVEWMAGGSVSHLLNKYGAFKEGVVINYTEQLLRGLAYLHENQIIHRDIKGANLLIDSTGQRLRIADFGAAARLASKGTGAGEFQGQLLGTIAFMAPEVLRGQQYGRSCDVWSVGCAIIEMSCAKPPWNAEKHSNHLALIFKIASATTAPTIPPHISPGLRDVTLRCLELQPADRPSSRELLKHPIFRHNW; encoded by the exons ATGGGACGAATGGTGGCTGTCTTAAACCTGGCACTTCAACCTGCCACAGGTCACTGCTGTTCCCTCGGGAAGCCTCTACTCATGAAAGTGATACG CCGTGACATGGAGAACAAAGAGACGCTGCGTGGGCTGCAAAAGATGGAGGATCGGCCGGAGGAGCGCATGATCCGGGAGAAGCTCAAGGCCACCTGCATGCCCACCTGGAAGCACGAGTGGCTGGAGAGGAGGAACAAGAGAGGCCCAGTG GTCGTGAAGCCCATTCCCCTGCGGCCAGACAGCAGTGAAACTGGACGGCTGGGGCTCGAGGCAGGCAGCGACAGCGCAAGTTCCTCTTCCTCTCAGAGCAGAGGCCGTCGCAGCCCCTCCCCTGGACCTTCCTCATCCTCCATCTCTTCTACTTCCTCATCTACCAAGATGGCTGGGAAACCAGAGTCCCCCGGCGTTCGCAGGAAGCGGGCATCCCCAGTTCCT TTTCAGAGCGGCAGGGTAACACCTCCTCGACGAGCGCCATCACCTGACGGCTTCTCCCCTTACAGTCCTGAAGAGACCAATCGCAGGGTCAACAAGGTCATGAGGGCCCGTCTTTACTTACTCCAGCAAATTGGACCTAACTCCTTCTTGATTGGAGGAGACAGCCCTGACAATAAATACCGTGTGTTCATTGGACCTCAG ACGTGCAGCTGTGGTCGAGGGGCCTTCTGCATCCATGTGCTTTTCGTCATGCTCAGAGTGTTCCAGTTGGAGTCATCTGACCCACTGCTCTGGAGAAAGACCCTCAAAAACTTTGAG GTGGAGAGCTTATTCCAGAAGTACCACAATCGGCGAAGCTCACGAATCAAAGCACCGTCTCGCAGCACTATCCAGAAGTTTGTGTCGCGCATGTCCAACTCTCATACTACCTGCACCTCCAGCTCCTCGCCCTCCAGCAACGAGAGCAG TATGAAGGATGAGGAAGAGCAGATGTGTCCAATCTGTCTGCTGGACATGCTGGATGAGGAGAGTCTGACTGTGTGTGAGGAGGGCTGCAGAAATAAGCTGCACCACCACTGCATGTCCATAT GGGCAGAAGAATGTCGGAGAAACCATGAACCCCTGATCTGCCCTCTGTGTAGGGCCAAGTGGAAGTCGCACGATTTTTACAG TCACGACCCAGCGTCTGCAGTGGAAAACTCCATAAGTCGTTCTCAGAGCCTGGTATCTTCATCCACCGCTTCATCATCCTCCCATGCTGAAGGTCAGAGGGCAGGTCACGAGGGAGACTTTTCTCTCCCCCACTACGGAGTGCAGCAAATCCCTCAGACTTATAAAGAACTGGCTGAGCCATGGATCAAG GTGTTTGGTATTGAGCTGGTAGGCTGTCTGTTCTCCCGGAACTGGAACATCAGAGAGATGGCACTGCGTCGGCTGTCGCATGACGTGAGCGGCGCTCTGCTGCTGGCCAATGGCGAGTACTCGATGGCGAGCGTGACGGCAGGAGCAGGGGCCGGTATCGGAGTAGCAGGGAGTGAAATCTCAGGGGAAGTGGTGGTGGAATCATGCTGCAGTGTTCTCTCTATGGTGTGTGCAGACCCTGTCTATAAAGTCTACGTGGCTGCACTG AAAACCTTGCGGGCCATGCTGGTCTACACGCCATGCCACAGTCTGTCGGAGCGCAGTCGCCTGCAGCAGCTGCTCCGGCCCGTGGTCGAGACCATCTTGGTTAAATGTGCCGACGCCAACAG TCGCACCAGTCAGCTCTCCGTGTCCACCCTACTGGAGCTTTGTAAAGGCCAGGTTGGAGAGCTTGCTGTTGGTAGAGAGATTCTCAAAGCAG GTTCTATCGGTATAGGTGGAGTGGACTATGTGCTGAACTGTATCCTGGGTTCCCAGACAGAGGCGAATAACTGGCAGGCTCTTCTAGGGCGCTTGTGTCTGATCGACAGGTTGCTGCTGGAGTTTCCAGCAGAGTTTTACCCCCATATCGTCACAGCTACAGACTGTGGACATCCCCAGAATCAGGTGGAGAG GTACCAGAAACTGCTGCGTCTGCTGAGCTTTGCGCTGCAGTCCATCGATAACTCGCACTCCATGGTAGGAAAGCTGTCTCGCCGTGTGTTCCTGAGTGCCGCCCGCATGGTGGCCCGCGTTCCCCACGTGTTTGTCAAACTGCTGGATATGTTGAGTGTCACCAGCTCCACCCACTATGCCCGAATGCGCCGGCGCCTGCTGGCCATTGCAGAGGAGATGGACATCCTGGATGCCGTGCACCTTGGCCTTGAGGATGTGCAGGGGGGCGCTGGACCGCACTGTGACACCTCTCTGGATCCTGCAGCTCCTCACAACTCGCCCATTTCCACTGAGAGGAACTCGCCCACTCACTGCCTGCAGGAAAAGCCCTGTGGTAAAGTAGCTCGATGTGGAACGGTCAGTGCCAAAACCATTGACGATATGTCAGACAGGTTGGCATGTATCGCCACTGGACCTGCTGACTGTCCAAAACCCCCAGTTCAACTGCGTGGCTCTCTTAGACCCCTGAGCCAGTGTCTTAATTCACATTCGCCCTCGTCCAGTCAGCCGCCCCCACTCCCCTCCCCTTCTACCTCTCAAGCCCGGCCACAGGGTTTTGTCCCTGGCAAGCTCACTAACTGCTCCCCTGGTGCCCAACGTAAATTCCCAATTCCTAAGGGTGCTTGTGGAGGAGGGACCAGTAAAGACCCTGAAAAGCTGCCTTCCCCTGTGTTCCCCCAACCTAGGCCTCTGCCTTCCAACCACATCCATCGTCCCAAACCCTCAaggccttctctctctccttccacCTCATCTGAGGCAGCTAAAGCTCTGTGCTTAGGTCCCAACAGCAATCAACAGCTCGATCTTCAGGACATTTCTCCAGGGGAGGGCGCAAGGTGCAGTGCCAGCTCTGTGTTTGTCCCTAGCGACGATGCGGTCTTCACGCCCGTGGACGATAAGTTCCACGGCCTGGACGCTTCTGCAGAGCTCAATTCCAGCATGGAGGATCTTCTGGAAGCGTCCATGCCAGTGGCGGACAGCACAGTGACGTTCCAGTCAGAGGTGGCGGTGTTGTCACCAGAGCAGGCTGGTTTAGATGATGCATACAGCCAGGATGTGACACAGAACCAGAAGTGCAAGGAGAAAATGGAGGCCGAAGAAGAGGAGGCGCTCGCCGTCGTCATGGCAATGTCAGCATCCCAAGATGCCCTACCCATCATCCCGCAGTTGCAggtggagaaggaggaggatgtCATCATCATACAGGTGGAT ACGCCAGAGACACTGCCTGGTCATACCAAAGCTAAACAGCCCTACCGTGAGAGTGCAGAGTGGCTAAAGGGCCAGCAGATCGGCCTGGGAGCGTTCTCCTCCTGCTACCAAGCCCAGGATGTCGGCACCGGAACACTGATGGCCGtcaaacag GTGACCTATGTGAGGAACACATCTTCTGAgcaggaggaggtggtggaggcGCTGCGGGAGGAGATTCGGATGATGAGCCACCTCAATCACCCCAACATCATCCGCATGCTGGGCGCAACCTGCGAGAAGAACAACTATAACCTGTTTGTGGAGTGGATGGCAG GTGGCTCTGTCTCTCATCTGCTGAACAAGTACGGTGCCTTTAAGGAAGGTGTGGTAATCAACTACACAGAGCAGCTGCTCCGAGGTCTGGCCTACCTCCACGAGAATCAGATCATCCACCGTGACATCAAAG GTGCCAACCTGCTGATTGACAGCACAGGTCAGAGGCTGCGGATAGCCGACTTCGGTGCAGCGGCGAGGCTGGCATCCAAGGGCACGGGCGCAGGAGAGTTCCAGGGGCAGCTCCTCGGCACCATCGCCTTCATGGCCCCTGAA
- the map3k1 gene encoding mitogen-activated protein kinase kinase kinase 1 isoform X1: MATAGSRTSSSGLLDSDECANVGCGLQLQGGCSAPSLPSSPGKVKRNAGENAQWRRKELRKVRSVDLEKAESGAAPIAAQLHYLSVSSPAAVQATLSQHSRHVQHSNSLTEHPLLDKTSNSLSPGAQELPKTSCRSSSEQLSAEHAAPGTSVDVNSIQQSRDMENKETLRGLQKMEDRPEERMIREKLKATCMPTWKHEWLERRNKRGPVVVKPIPLRPDSSETGRLGLEAGSDSASSSSSQSRGRRSPSPGPSSSSISSTSSSTKMAGKPESPGVRRKRASPVPFQSGRVTPPRRAPSPDGFSPYSPEETNRRVNKVMRARLYLLQQIGPNSFLIGGDSPDNKYRVFIGPQTCSCGRGAFCIHVLFVMLRVFQLESSDPLLWRKTLKNFEVESLFQKYHNRRSSRIKAPSRSTIQKFVSRMSNSHTTCTSSSSPSSNESSMKDEEEQMCPICLLDMLDEESLTVCEEGCRNKLHHHCMSIWAEECRRNHEPLICPLCRAKWKSHDFYSHDPASAVENSISRSQSLVSSSTASSSSHAEGQRAGHEGDFSLPHYGVQQIPQTYKELAEPWIKVFGIELVGCLFSRNWNIREMALRRLSHDVSGALLLANGEYSMASVTAGAGAGIGVAGSEISGEVVVESCCSVLSMVCADPVYKVYVAALKTLRAMLVYTPCHSLSERSRLQQLLRPVVETILVKCADANSRTSQLSVSTLLELCKGQVGELAVGREILKAGSIGIGGVDYVLNCILGSQTEANNWQALLGRLCLIDRLLLEFPAEFYPHIVTATDCGHPQNQVERYQKLLRLLSFALQSIDNSHSMVGKLSRRVFLSAARMVARVPHVFVKLLDMLSVTSSTHYARMRRRLLAIAEEMDILDAVHLGLEDVQGGAGPHCDTSLDPAAPHNSPISTERNSPTHCLQEKPCGKVARCGTVSAKTIDDMSDRLACIATGPADCPKPPVQLRGSLRPLSQCLNSHSPSSSQPPPLPSPSTSQARPQGFVPGKLTNCSPGAQRKFPIPKGACGGGTSKDPEKLPSPVFPQPRPLPSNHIHRPKPSRPSLSPSTSSEAAKALCLGPNSNQQLDLQDISPGEGARCSASSVFVPSDDAVFTPVDDKFHGLDASAELNSSMEDLLEASMPVADSTVTFQSEVAVLSPEQAGLDDAYSQDVTQNQKCKEKMEAEEEEALAVVMAMSASQDALPIIPQLQVEKEEDVIIIQVDTPETLPGHTKAKQPYRESAEWLKGQQIGLGAFSSCYQAQDVGTGTLMAVKQVTYVRNTSSEQEEVVEALREEIRMMSHLNHPNIIRMLGATCEKNNYNLFVEWMAGGSVSHLLNKYGAFKEGVVINYTEQLLRGLAYLHENQIIHRDIKGANLLIDSTGQRLRIADFGAAARLASKGTGAGEFQGQLLGTIAFMAPEVLRGQQYGRSCDVWSVGCAIIEMSCAKPPWNAEKHSNHLALIFKIASATTAPTIPPHISPGLRDVTLRCLELQPADRPSSRELLKHPIFRHNW, translated from the exons ATGGCGACGGCGGGGAGCCGGACCTCGTCGTCGGGATTATTAGATTCAGACGAGTGTGCGAATGTTGGATGCGGActtcaacttcagggtggttgTAGTGCGCCTAGTCTTCCGAGCAGTCCCGGCAAGGTGAAGAGAAACGCCGGGGAAAACGCGCAGTGGAGACGGAAAGAGCTGCGGAAAGTGAGGAGCGTGGATCTGGAGAAAGCCGAGAGCGGCGCGGCTCCCATCGCGGCACAGCTCCACTACTTATCCGTGTCCTCTCCTGCCGCCGTGCAGGCCACTCTATCCCAGCACAGCCGGCATGTCCAGCACAGCAATTCACTAACTGAACATCCTCTTCTTGACAAAACAAGCAATAGTTTGTCTCCAGGCGCTCAGGAATTACCGAAAACTTCTTGTAGAAGCAGCAGCGAGCAGCTCAGCGCTGAACATGCAGCTCCCGGAACTTCAGTGGACGTGAACTCCATACAGCAGAG CCGTGACATGGAGAACAAAGAGACGCTGCGTGGGCTGCAAAAGATGGAGGATCGGCCGGAGGAGCGCATGATCCGGGAGAAGCTCAAGGCCACCTGCATGCCCACCTGGAAGCACGAGTGGCTGGAGAGGAGGAACAAGAGAGGCCCAGTG GTCGTGAAGCCCATTCCCCTGCGGCCAGACAGCAGTGAAACTGGACGGCTGGGGCTCGAGGCAGGCAGCGACAGCGCAAGTTCCTCTTCCTCTCAGAGCAGAGGCCGTCGCAGCCCCTCCCCTGGACCTTCCTCATCCTCCATCTCTTCTACTTCCTCATCTACCAAGATGGCTGGGAAACCAGAGTCCCCCGGCGTTCGCAGGAAGCGGGCATCCCCAGTTCCT TTTCAGAGCGGCAGGGTAACACCTCCTCGACGAGCGCCATCACCTGACGGCTTCTCCCCTTACAGTCCTGAAGAGACCAATCGCAGGGTCAACAAGGTCATGAGGGCCCGTCTTTACTTACTCCAGCAAATTGGACCTAACTCCTTCTTGATTGGAGGAGACAGCCCTGACAATAAATACCGTGTGTTCATTGGACCTCAG ACGTGCAGCTGTGGTCGAGGGGCCTTCTGCATCCATGTGCTTTTCGTCATGCTCAGAGTGTTCCAGTTGGAGTCATCTGACCCACTGCTCTGGAGAAAGACCCTCAAAAACTTTGAG GTGGAGAGCTTATTCCAGAAGTACCACAATCGGCGAAGCTCACGAATCAAAGCACCGTCTCGCAGCACTATCCAGAAGTTTGTGTCGCGCATGTCCAACTCTCATACTACCTGCACCTCCAGCTCCTCGCCCTCCAGCAACGAGAGCAG TATGAAGGATGAGGAAGAGCAGATGTGTCCAATCTGTCTGCTGGACATGCTGGATGAGGAGAGTCTGACTGTGTGTGAGGAGGGCTGCAGAAATAAGCTGCACCACCACTGCATGTCCATAT GGGCAGAAGAATGTCGGAGAAACCATGAACCCCTGATCTGCCCTCTGTGTAGGGCCAAGTGGAAGTCGCACGATTTTTACAG TCACGACCCAGCGTCTGCAGTGGAAAACTCCATAAGTCGTTCTCAGAGCCTGGTATCTTCATCCACCGCTTCATCATCCTCCCATGCTGAAGGTCAGAGGGCAGGTCACGAGGGAGACTTTTCTCTCCCCCACTACGGAGTGCAGCAAATCCCTCAGACTTATAAAGAACTGGCTGAGCCATGGATCAAG GTGTTTGGTATTGAGCTGGTAGGCTGTCTGTTCTCCCGGAACTGGAACATCAGAGAGATGGCACTGCGTCGGCTGTCGCATGACGTGAGCGGCGCTCTGCTGCTGGCCAATGGCGAGTACTCGATGGCGAGCGTGACGGCAGGAGCAGGGGCCGGTATCGGAGTAGCAGGGAGTGAAATCTCAGGGGAAGTGGTGGTGGAATCATGCTGCAGTGTTCTCTCTATGGTGTGTGCAGACCCTGTCTATAAAGTCTACGTGGCTGCACTG AAAACCTTGCGGGCCATGCTGGTCTACACGCCATGCCACAGTCTGTCGGAGCGCAGTCGCCTGCAGCAGCTGCTCCGGCCCGTGGTCGAGACCATCTTGGTTAAATGTGCCGACGCCAACAG TCGCACCAGTCAGCTCTCCGTGTCCACCCTACTGGAGCTTTGTAAAGGCCAGGTTGGAGAGCTTGCTGTTGGTAGAGAGATTCTCAAAGCAG GTTCTATCGGTATAGGTGGAGTGGACTATGTGCTGAACTGTATCCTGGGTTCCCAGACAGAGGCGAATAACTGGCAGGCTCTTCTAGGGCGCTTGTGTCTGATCGACAGGTTGCTGCTGGAGTTTCCAGCAGAGTTTTACCCCCATATCGTCACAGCTACAGACTGTGGACATCCCCAGAATCAGGTGGAGAG GTACCAGAAACTGCTGCGTCTGCTGAGCTTTGCGCTGCAGTCCATCGATAACTCGCACTCCATGGTAGGAAAGCTGTCTCGCCGTGTGTTCCTGAGTGCCGCCCGCATGGTGGCCCGCGTTCCCCACGTGTTTGTCAAACTGCTGGATATGTTGAGTGTCACCAGCTCCACCCACTATGCCCGAATGCGCCGGCGCCTGCTGGCCATTGCAGAGGAGATGGACATCCTGGATGCCGTGCACCTTGGCCTTGAGGATGTGCAGGGGGGCGCTGGACCGCACTGTGACACCTCTCTGGATCCTGCAGCTCCTCACAACTCGCCCATTTCCACTGAGAGGAACTCGCCCACTCACTGCCTGCAGGAAAAGCCCTGTGGTAAAGTAGCTCGATGTGGAACGGTCAGTGCCAAAACCATTGACGATATGTCAGACAGGTTGGCATGTATCGCCACTGGACCTGCTGACTGTCCAAAACCCCCAGTTCAACTGCGTGGCTCTCTTAGACCCCTGAGCCAGTGTCTTAATTCACATTCGCCCTCGTCCAGTCAGCCGCCCCCACTCCCCTCCCCTTCTACCTCTCAAGCCCGGCCACAGGGTTTTGTCCCTGGCAAGCTCACTAACTGCTCCCCTGGTGCCCAACGTAAATTCCCAATTCCTAAGGGTGCTTGTGGAGGAGGGACCAGTAAAGACCCTGAAAAGCTGCCTTCCCCTGTGTTCCCCCAACCTAGGCCTCTGCCTTCCAACCACATCCATCGTCCCAAACCCTCAaggccttctctctctccttccacCTCATCTGAGGCAGCTAAAGCTCTGTGCTTAGGTCCCAACAGCAATCAACAGCTCGATCTTCAGGACATTTCTCCAGGGGAGGGCGCAAGGTGCAGTGCCAGCTCTGTGTTTGTCCCTAGCGACGATGCGGTCTTCACGCCCGTGGACGATAAGTTCCACGGCCTGGACGCTTCTGCAGAGCTCAATTCCAGCATGGAGGATCTTCTGGAAGCGTCCATGCCAGTGGCGGACAGCACAGTGACGTTCCAGTCAGAGGTGGCGGTGTTGTCACCAGAGCAGGCTGGTTTAGATGATGCATACAGCCAGGATGTGACACAGAACCAGAAGTGCAAGGAGAAAATGGAGGCCGAAGAAGAGGAGGCGCTCGCCGTCGTCATGGCAATGTCAGCATCCCAAGATGCCCTACCCATCATCCCGCAGTTGCAggtggagaaggaggaggatgtCATCATCATACAGGTGGAT ACGCCAGAGACACTGCCTGGTCATACCAAAGCTAAACAGCCCTACCGTGAGAGTGCAGAGTGGCTAAAGGGCCAGCAGATCGGCCTGGGAGCGTTCTCCTCCTGCTACCAAGCCCAGGATGTCGGCACCGGAACACTGATGGCCGtcaaacag GTGACCTATGTGAGGAACACATCTTCTGAgcaggaggaggtggtggaggcGCTGCGGGAGGAGATTCGGATGATGAGCCACCTCAATCACCCCAACATCATCCGCATGCTGGGCGCAACCTGCGAGAAGAACAACTATAACCTGTTTGTGGAGTGGATGGCAG GTGGCTCTGTCTCTCATCTGCTGAACAAGTACGGTGCCTTTAAGGAAGGTGTGGTAATCAACTACACAGAGCAGCTGCTCCGAGGTCTGGCCTACCTCCACGAGAATCAGATCATCCACCGTGACATCAAAG GTGCCAACCTGCTGATTGACAGCACAGGTCAGAGGCTGCGGATAGCCGACTTCGGTGCAGCGGCGAGGCTGGCATCCAAGGGCACGGGCGCAGGAGAGTTCCAGGGGCAGCTCCTCGGCACCATCGCCTTCATGGCCCCTGAA